The region TACAAGATGTCTTCGGCCGCAACGTTATAACGATTGCGCAACTCTGGAGTAATCCAGTCTTGCAAATGATCCAATGTGTCCCATCCGCCGTAATAACTGGTATCTAACGTTGGACGATGCGCAGCCTTCTTGCGTGCACCGACATTATGAACCTGCGCCATCAAACGACCGACTTTGCGATAGTCGTCGCCCAAAAATTCTTGTGGCATTCGCCCTAAAACTTTTGGAAAAAAGGAAACATACATTCCATCTACTTCTGCGACGGTGGAATCATGTCCCTGGAAAAGTGGTGCGACAGCTGGGATTCCTTCGTTACGCAGGGATAAAAGAAACTCATGCTCTTCTAAGATCGCTTCTTTACTCCAGCGATGGGGGCGATAGAATTTCGCAATCACATTCTTGCTTTGTGAGTTTGGCTCAACTGGTTCCTCAAGCTTGATGTCAAAAACGCGATTTTCATAGGAATTCAGCTGAGCAAATTCTCCTGTCGGGTAAAATCCCGCATTTTCCGCAGCTTGCAGAACTTTATCGGGATCCAAATTATAAAACGAAGAATTTTTGTCCATGGATTTAGATTGCCACTTTTTATTGCTTAAGTCATTCTTCTTCCACTATGAGTGGATCGGTCGAGTTATTTGATTTTGCAAATTGGGCGGTGGAGTTACACCGAAAGCCATTTCGCAGGTCTTTGTCGATTTACCTCTATCCCAATCGTCCCATTAAAGT is a window of Bdellovibrio sp. SKB1291214 DNA encoding:
- a CDS encoding serine/threonine protein kinase, which codes for MDKNSSFYNLDPDKVLQAAENAGFYPTGEFAQLNSYENRVFDIKLEEPVEPNSQSKNVIAKFYRPHRWSKEAILEEHEFLLSLRNEGIPAVAPLFQGHDSTVAEVDGMYVSFFPKVLGRMPQEFLGDDYRKVGRLMAQVHNVGARKKAAHRPTLDTSYYGGWDTLDHLQDWITPELRNRYNVAAEDILYAIDDNFDSSEFIRIHGDCHKGNLLNNGSQFFLVDFDDFVNGPVVQDFWMLLSGDQETFGEEKDLIISGYEELREFPDHQWSWIPMLRGLRIISYAGWIAKRWEDPSFPRLFPEFNTFRYWAEEVEALEKIAWSINPS